One Malania oleifera isolate guangnan ecotype guangnan chromosome 9, ASM2987363v1, whole genome shotgun sequence DNA segment encodes these proteins:
- the LOC131163626 gene encoding SAC3 family protein C isoform X2 — protein MESWTRRSRGSSPSSSSSHSSQSFTHSSRFRSHKFPSKSTRNADSRLSNPKHNPAAGTGDDSDDAHHLQSTSSQVVELDEHNSSCLPSLVGTCPFMCPDGERMQREQLRDLAVFERLNGNPRKSSTSLAVKKFCRTISMKSMNPSDVRPLQVLEDTLNYLLNLLDSTEHPFEVVHDFIFDRTRSIRQDLSMQNIMNDRAIHMYEDMVKFHIISLHKLQGCDGSPNASMHYLNMEQLTKALVSLYNLYEANRNSSSIYENEAEFRSFYVLHHLGSNSQPTGESLSFWLCNVPSSIIKSKEMSFARRVLRFYRMGNYKRFICTVAVSSSYLQYCIIEPYINEIRALALLCVNHGGYKLHPYPLVQLSKLLMMKESDVESLCNVCGLETSTDEVGNKFLPAKQMSFRHPRALKNYPLLGLECLQR, from the exons aTGGAGAGCTGGACGCGACGAAGCCGGGGTTCGTCGCCATCGTCTTCCTCCTCACACTCCTCACAGTCTTTTACCCATTCGTCACGTTTCCGCTCGCACAAATTCCCTTCTAAATCCACAAGGAATGCTGATTCCCGACTCTCAAACCCTAAACATAACCCTGCCGCAGGCACTGGGGATGATTCCGACGATGCCCACCATTTGCAAAGCACAAGCAGTCAAGTAGTGGAACTCGACGAACACAACTCGTCTTGTCTTCCCTCTTTGGTAGGGACCTGCCCTTTTATGTGCCCAG ACGGTGAAAGAATGCAACGTGAGCAGCTTCGAGATTTAGCTGTGTTCGAGAGGCTGAATGGAAACCCTAGGAAATCGTCCACGAGCCTTGCTGTGAAAAAG TTTTGCAGAACCATATCCATGAAGAGCATGAATCCATCGGATGTACGGCCTCTCCAAGTGTTGGAAGACACTCTGAACTACCTTTTAAATTTGTTGGATTCTACAGAACATCCTTTTGAAGTGGTCCATGACTTTATTTTTGATAGGACAAGGTCCATAAGGCAAGACCTTAGCATGCAGAATATCATGAACGATCGAGCTATCCACATGTATGAGGATATG GTTAAATTTCACATCATATCCCTCCACAAGCTTCAAGGTTGTGATGGCAGTCCAAATGCTTCCATGCATTACCTCAACATGGAGCAACTTACAAAAGCTCTTGTGTCTCTATATAATCTGTATGAAGCAAATCGAAATTCCAGTTCTATTTATGAGAATGAAGCTGAATTCCGTTCATTTTATGTGCTTCATCATCTTGGTTCTAACAGCCAACCAACG GGGGAGTCGCTCTCGTTCTGGCTTTGTAATGTGCCTTCTTCTATTATCAAGTCAAAGGAAATGTCTTTTGCCCGCAGAGTTTTGAG ATTCTATCGGATGGGCAATTATAAACGTTTCATTTGCACTGTGGCAGTTAGCTCATCCTATCTGCAGTATTGCATCATTGAACCTTACATAAATGAG ATACGGGCTCTGGCATTGTTGTGTGTAAATCATGGCGGGTACAAGCTTCATCCATATCCTTTGGTGCAGTTGTCCAAACTCTTGATGATGAAG GAATCAGATGTGGAATCTTTGTGTAATGTGTGCGGTCTTGAAACCTCAACTGATGAAGTAGGAAATAAGTTCTTACCTGCCAAGCAAATGAGTTTTCGTCATCCCAGAGCATTAAAGAACTACCCTCTTTTGGGTTTGGAATGTTTACAGAG GTAA
- the LOC131163626 gene encoding SAC3 family protein C isoform X1 translates to MESWTRRSRGSSPSSSSSHSSQSFTHSSRFRSHKFPSKSTRNADSRLSNPKHNPAAGTGDDSDDAHHLQSTSSQVVELDEHNSSCLPSLVGTCPFMCPDGERMQREQLRDLAVFERLNGNPRKSSTSLAVKKFCRTISMKSMNPSDVRPLQVLEDTLNYLLNLLDSTEHPFEVVHDFIFDRTRSIRQDLSMQNIMNDRAIHMYEDMVKFHIISLHKLQGCDGSPNASMHYLNMEQLTKALVSLYNLYEANRNSSSIYENEAEFRSFYVLHHLGSNSQPTGESLSFWLCNVPSSIIKSKEMSFARRVLRFYRMGNYKRFICTVAVSSSYLQYCIIEPYINEIRALALLCVNHGGYKLHPYPLVQLSKLLMMKESDVESLCNVCGLETSTDEVGNKFLPAKQMSFRHPRALKNYPLLGLECLQRIANDLF, encoded by the exons aTGGAGAGCTGGACGCGACGAAGCCGGGGTTCGTCGCCATCGTCTTCCTCCTCACACTCCTCACAGTCTTTTACCCATTCGTCACGTTTCCGCTCGCACAAATTCCCTTCTAAATCCACAAGGAATGCTGATTCCCGACTCTCAAACCCTAAACATAACCCTGCCGCAGGCACTGGGGATGATTCCGACGATGCCCACCATTTGCAAAGCACAAGCAGTCAAGTAGTGGAACTCGACGAACACAACTCGTCTTGTCTTCCCTCTTTGGTAGGGACCTGCCCTTTTATGTGCCCAG ACGGTGAAAGAATGCAACGTGAGCAGCTTCGAGATTTAGCTGTGTTCGAGAGGCTGAATGGAAACCCTAGGAAATCGTCCACGAGCCTTGCTGTGAAAAAG TTTTGCAGAACCATATCCATGAAGAGCATGAATCCATCGGATGTACGGCCTCTCCAAGTGTTGGAAGACACTCTGAACTACCTTTTAAATTTGTTGGATTCTACAGAACATCCTTTTGAAGTGGTCCATGACTTTATTTTTGATAGGACAAGGTCCATAAGGCAAGACCTTAGCATGCAGAATATCATGAACGATCGAGCTATCCACATGTATGAGGATATG GTTAAATTTCACATCATATCCCTCCACAAGCTTCAAGGTTGTGATGGCAGTCCAAATGCTTCCATGCATTACCTCAACATGGAGCAACTTACAAAAGCTCTTGTGTCTCTATATAATCTGTATGAAGCAAATCGAAATTCCAGTTCTATTTATGAGAATGAAGCTGAATTCCGTTCATTTTATGTGCTTCATCATCTTGGTTCTAACAGCCAACCAACG GGGGAGTCGCTCTCGTTCTGGCTTTGTAATGTGCCTTCTTCTATTATCAAGTCAAAGGAAATGTCTTTTGCCCGCAGAGTTTTGAG ATTCTATCGGATGGGCAATTATAAACGTTTCATTTGCACTGTGGCAGTTAGCTCATCCTATCTGCAGTATTGCATCATTGAACCTTACATAAATGAG ATACGGGCTCTGGCATTGTTGTGTGTAAATCATGGCGGGTACAAGCTTCATCCATATCCTTTGGTGCAGTTGTCCAAACTCTTGATGATGAAG GAATCAGATGTGGAATCTTTGTGTAATGTGTGCGGTCTTGAAACCTCAACTGATGAAGTAGGAAATAAGTTCTTACCTGCCAAGCAAATGAGTTTTCGTCATCCCAGAGCATTAAAGAACTACCCTCTTTTGGGTTTGGAATGTTTACAGAG AATAGCCAATGATTTGTTCTAG
- the LOC131163614 gene encoding putative disease resistance protein RGA3 — protein MAETILFGLAETLLQNLGSRASQEIGLAWAVKDEIQKLNTTVSTIKDVLLDAEEQSIHNRKITNWLQKLQDAIYDADDLLDHFSATVLQQQVRTQNKLARKVCIFFSSSNQIAFGLKMGQRIKAIRERLDELARVKNQFILTDRPAESIPLKYRPSEQTHSFVLREEVIGREDDKNKIMDLLLESNPVAVGDNVSVIPIVGIGGLGKTTFAQYVYNDEKIGEHFVLKMWVCVSNDFNVKRIVENVLESSTQKKPERLQMDALQICLREEIGGKKYLLVLDDVWNENFGLWRELKNLLMVGASGSKIIVTTRSHRVAEITDMRVQPYILKGLDEERSWDLFKKIAFQSGGELQNPEQVEIGKEIVRKCSGVPLAIRTLGSLLYSHDTKYWLSIKHKEFSNIDQKENDIIPILRLSYDDLPSYLKHCFAYCSVYPKDFKIKKRTLIQLWVANGFVHSEDGNQCAEEIGDQYFIELLRRSFFQDVKRNERDDGIKSCKMHDLMHDLAVSVAGERICSGTLEAVKFTEKTRHLSFHYESEGSLREIPSPFFNAGKLRTFLLPSHSIFPNIEVNETCCRKLISRFRCLRVLDLHGQGIEMLPGSIWKLKQLRYLDLSRNGNMKRLPESITLLVNLQTLKLSVCRKLEELPRDIKNLVNLVHLYLDDCMSLKGMPHGVGQLSYLRMLSDFVVGEDATTSSGLSELKGLNNLEGRLSVVLGRKLKNAAATSGAILKEKQHLRELYLKWKQERNGHGEEVGYDYDYASVLESLQPHPSLKKLEIFAFGGRRWSNWMMHDKMCSLLPNLVDIRLRECHKCQHLPPFGQLPHLKFLSLYFMGSVEYMEESWKEYKSSTNPPSNNVDSYCCLPSISAAAATEENANFVTGRPFFPALEELRLSLMENLKGWWREEVADSGTATATATAIGGVRQQQPLLVAPLLSFPRLMKLEIRECPKLTSMPLCPSVEDLYLEEVDARELTQQLMKKAMTTTSALTQESRLIATVAASSSSSFSLPSSASFISSFPFSNLRSLYIRGIGDLESLPEEWPRNLTSLQSLGIDGCPRLLTLGDEERFRGLTSLQSLYILECDGLKALPLHAIQHLISLEALEIKYCKEMELSNDDGDGDDEDDKQWENLNKSLSSVKIAGIPKMVCLPKWLQHSTSLCYLYISRCDCLKALPLRGIQHLISLEVLEILYCKELEFSNDDDDDDEDGKQWENLNKNLCKVRIGGIPKMVCLPKWLQHSTSLQNLCIHDCPGLRNLPEWMGNLTSFQELHLCECPQLESLPDWMCSLTTMQFLHIYSCPILEERCKKDTGEDWPKIAHIPPFSRETL, from the coding sequence ATGGCTGAAACAATTCTGTTCGGCTTGGCTGAGACCCTCCTTCAAAATTTGGGCTCTCGGGCTTCTCAGGAGATTGGATTGGCGTGGGCTGTCAAAGATGAAATCCAAAAACTCAATACCACAGTTTCAACAATCAAGGACGTGCTTTTGGATGCGGAGGAGCAGAGCATCCATAACCGCAAGATCACAAATTGGCTTCAAAAGCTTCAAGATGCAATTTATGATGCGGATGATTTGCTCGATCATTTCTCTGCCACAGTTTTGCAGCAACAAGTGAGGACCCAAAACAAACTGGCGAGAAAGGTATGCATTTTCTTTTCGAGCTCCAATCAGATTGCTTTTGGTCTGAAAATGGGTCAGAGGATTAAGGCTATAAGGGAGAGGCTGGATGAACTTGCAAGGGTTAAGAACCAATTCATCTTAACTGATCGCCCTGCGGAGTCTATACCACTTAAATATAGGCCGAGCGAGCAAACTCATTCCTTTGTTCTTAGAGAAGAAGTTATTGGGAGGGAagatgataaaaataaaataatggatCTTTTACTGGAGAGCAATCCCGTTGCTGTTGGAGATAATGTTTCAGTCAttccaattgttggaattggggGCCTAGGAAAGACTACTTTTGCTCAATATGTGTACAATGATGAGAAAATTGGAGAACATTTTGTGCTAAAAATGTGGGTTTGTGTGTCAAATGATTTTAATGTGAAGAGAATTGTTGAAAATGTTTTAGAATCTTCAACTCAGAAGAAACCTGAGCGCCTTCAGATGGATGCACTGCAAATTTGCCTTCGGGAAGAAATTGGTGGTAAGAAATACTTGCTCGTGTTAGACGACGTGTGGAATGAGAATTTTGGGTTATGGCGTGAATTAAAAAATTTGCTAATGGTCGGTGCAAGTGGAAGTAAGATTATAGTAACAACTCGAAGCCATAGGGTTGCAGAAATTACCGATATGCGGGTTCAACCATATATTTTAAAAGGACTTGATGAGGAGAGGTCCTGGGATTTGTTTAAGAAAATAGCATTTCAATCGGGTGGAGAGCTACAAAACCCAGAACAAGTGGAAATTGGGAAGGAGATTGTAAGAAAGTGTTCAGGTGTTCCTCTTGCCATAAGGACTTTGGGAAGCTTGTTGTACTCCCACGATACCAAGTACTGGTTATCCATTAAACATAAAGAATTTTCAAATATTGATcaaaaagaaaatgatattatACCCATCCTGAGGTTGAGCTATGATGACCTACCATCATATTTGAAGCACTGCTTTGCTTACTGTTCAGTATATCCTAAAGATTTTAAAATTAAGAAGCGAACCTTGATCCAACTTTGGGTGGCAAATGGTTTTGTTCATTCGGAGGATGGAAACCAATGTGCAGAAGAAATTGGGGATCAGTATTTTATTGAGCTATTAAGGAGATCATTTTTTCAAGATGTAAAAAGAAATGAACGGGATGATGGTATAAAGAGTTGTAAAATGCATGATCTGATGCATGACCTTGCAGTATCTGTTGCTGGGGAACGAATTTGTAGTGGGACCTTAGAGGCAGTAAAGTTTACAGAAAAGACGCGTCACCTATCATTTCATTATGAATCGGAAGGTTCATTGAGGGAAATTCCATCTCCATTTTTCAATGCAGGTAAGTTGAGAACGTTTCTTTTGCCATCCCATTCAATTTTTCCGAATATAGAAGTGAATGAAACATGTTGCCGAAAGCTTATTTCGAGATTCAGGTGCCTACGCGTGTTGGATTTGCATGGCCAAGGGATCGAAATGTTACCGGGTTCAATTTGGAAGTTGAAGCAACTAAGGTATCTTGACCTTTCTAGGAACGGCAATATGAAACGACTCCCTGAATCTATTACTCTCCTGGTGAATTTACAGACATTGAAGCTCTCTGTTTGTCGGAAACTCGAAGAATTGCCGAGGGACATTAAGAATTTAGTCAACTTGGTGCATCTTTATTTGGATGATTGTATGAGTTTGAAAGGTATGCCACACGGAGTGGGGCAGCTGTCTTACCTTCGAATGTTGAGTGATTTTGTGGTGGGTGAGGATGCAACCACAAGCAGTGGACTCAGCGAGTTGAAAGGGTTAAATAATCTGGAAGGGAGGTTGAGCGTTGTACTTGGGAGAAAGTTGAAAAATGCAGCAGCAACATCAGGAGCGATTTTGAAGGAGAAGCAACACCTTCGAGAGCTGTATTTGAAGTGGAAGCAAGAAAGGAATGGGCATGGGGAGGAGGTGGGTTATGATTATGACTATGCATCAGTATTGGAAAGCCTCCAGCCGCATCCAAGTCTGAAAAAGTTGGAAATATTTGCGTTCGGTGGAAGAAGGTGGTCCAATTGGATGATGCATGATAAGATGTGCTCCCTGCTGCCAAATCTTGTTGACATTAGATTGCGGGAATGTCATAAGTGCCAACATCTCCCACCATTTGGTCAGCTTCCTCATCTGAAGTTTCTTTCGCTTTATTTTATGGGGTCAGTGGAGTACATGGAGGAGAGTTGGAAAGAATACAAGTCGTCAACGAACCCCCCGTCTAACAATGTGGACTCCTATTGCTGCCTGCCCTCAAtatcagcagcagcagcaacagaaGAAAATGCAAATTTTGTGACAGGGCGACCATTCTTCCCTGCCCTTGAAGAACTTCGGCTCTCCCTTATGGAAAATTTGAAGGGATGGTGGAGGGAGGAAGTGGCAGATAGTGGTACTGCTACTGCTACTGCTACTGCGATTGGTGGTGTGAGGCAACAACAGCCACTATTAGTAGCACCATTATTGTCATTTCCCCGTCTTATGAAATTGGAGATCAGAGAATGCCCTAAGCTGACATCCATGCCTCTGTGTCCATCTGTTGAAGATCTGTATTTGGAAGAAGTTGATGCGAGGGAGTTAACTCAACAACTAATGAAAAAGGCGATGACGACGACATCCGCATTAACACAAGAAAGCCGCCTAATTGCAACAGTTgcagcctcctcctcctccagctTTTCTCTTCCTTCATCTGCTTCTTTCATCTCATCATTCCCTTTTTCCAATTTGAGGTCTCTGTATATAAGAGGAATTGGGGATCTGGAATCTCTGCCAGAGGAGTGGCCTCGAAACCTCACTTCTCTTCAGAGTTTGGGCATTGATGGGTGCCCTAGGCTACTGACCTTGGGAGATGAAGAAAGATTCAGAGGCCTCACCTCTCTGCAGTCTCTCTATATTTTAGAATGTGATGGTCTGAAGGCTTTGCCTCTTCATGCTATTCAACATCTAATTTCCCTGGAGGCCCTCGAGATTAAATATTGCAAAGAGATGGAATTGTCAAatgatgatggtgatggtgatgatgaagatgataagcaATGGGAGAACCTCAACAAGAGCCTCAGTTCAGTGAAAATTGCAGGAATTCCAAAGATGGTGTGTCTCCCTAAGTGGCTTCAGCATTCCACATCTCTGTGTTATCTCTATATTTCACGATGTGATTGTCTGAAGGCTTTGCCTCTTCGTGGTATTCAACATCTAATTTCCCTGGAGGTCCTTGAGATTCTATATTGCAAAGAGTTGGAATTttctaatgatgatgatgatgatgatgaagatggcAAGCAATGGGAGAACCTCAACAAGAACCTCTGTAAAGTGAGAATTGGAGGAATTCCAAAGATGGTGTGTCTCCCTAAGTGGCTTCAGCATTCCACATCTCTGCAGAATTTATGCATTCATGATTGCCCTGGTTTGAGGAATTTACCGGAGTGGATGGGCAACCTCACCTCATTTCAAGAGCTTCATCTATGTGAATGCCCCCAACTAGAATCACTGCCAGATTGGATGTGTTCCCTTACCACTATGCAATTTCTCCATATTTACAGCTGCCCTATCTTAGAAGAGAGATGCAAAAAGGACACTGGGGAGGATTGGCCTAAGATTGCTCACATCCCGCCTTTTTCAAGAGAAACACTGTGA